From one Chanodichthys erythropterus isolate Z2021 chromosome 3, ASM2448905v1, whole genome shotgun sequence genomic stretch:
- the LOC137016982 gene encoding nuclear factor 7, brain-like, translated as MASLSVEELSCPVCCEIFKAPVLLSCSHTVCKECLQQFWRTKKTQECPVCRRRSSRDEPPCNLALKNLCESFLKERSERSSSGSEEICSLHSEKLKLFCLEDKQPVCLVCRDSQKHDNHKFRPISEVVSSYKEELNTALKSLQEKLQHNEEMKGEFEETVQHIKSQAEHTERQIKQQFEKLHQFLRDEEEATITALREEEEQKKQMMKEKLEEMNRHISALSHTIKDMEEMMKANDVCFLKEFPVSVERVQSSQPDPQMASGALIHVPRYLGNLPFRVWKKMQDIVQNTPVILDPNTANPCLILSDDLTSVRYSGINQPLPDNPERFDRYPCVLGSEGFNSGTHCWDVEVKESSDWELGVTTASNQRKGCDFFDTDVWSVEYDVEGLDEPCGFPVKRKLDRVRVNLDYDGGTVSFSDPVTNTHLHTFTTTFTDTLFPFFSCYDGSLRILPLNHQ; from the exons ATGGCTTCACTATCTGTAGAAGAACTTTCTTGTCCCGTGTGCTGTGAAATCTTCAAAGCTCCTGTTCTTCTATCATGTAGTCACACTGTCTGTAAAGAGTGTCTTCAACAGTTCTGGAGAACCAAGAAAACTCAGGAGTGTCCTGTCTGCAGGAGAAGATCCTCAAGAGATGAACCTCCATGTAATCTGGCATTAAAAAACTTGTGTGAGTCATTCCTGAAGGAGAGAAGTGAGAGGAGTTCATCAGGATCTGAGGAGATCTGCAGTTTACACAGTGAGAAACTCAAACTCTTCTGTCTGGAGGACAAACAACCTGTGTGTTTAGTGTGCAGAGATTCACAGAAACATGACAATCATAAATTCAGACCCATCAGTGAAGTGGTTTCATCGTATAAG GAGGAGCTCAATACAGCACTGAAGTCCTTACAAGAGAAACTTCAACACAATGAAGAAATGAAAGGAGAGTTTGAGGAAACAGTTCAACACATCAAG TCTCAAGCTGAGCACACAGAGCGTCAGATTAAACAGCAGTTTGAGAAGCTTCATCAGTTTCTCAGAGATGAAGAAGAAGCTACAATCACTGCTCTGAGGGAGGAAGAGGAGCAGAAGAAGCAGATGATGAAGGAGAAGCTGGAGGAGATGAACAGACACATCTCAGCTCTTTCACACACAATCAAAGACATGGAGGAGATGATGAAAGCCAATGACGTCTGCTTTCTGAAG GAGTTTCCAGTCTCAGTGGAAAG AGTCCAGAGCTCACAGCCGGATCCACAGATGGCTTCTGGAGCTTTGATTCATGTGCCACGTTACTTGGGCAACCTGCCGTTCAGAGTCTGGAAGAAGATGCAGGACATCGTCCAAAACA CTCCTGTGATTCTGGATCCAAACACGGCGAATCCATGTCTCATCCTGTCTGATGATCTGACCAGTGTGAGATACAGCGGGATCAATCAACCTCTTCCTGATAATCCAGAGAGATTTGACCGTTATCCCTGTGTTCTGGGTTCAGAGGGGTTTAACTCAGGAACACACTGCTGGGATGTGGAGGTTAAAGAGAGTTCAGACTGGGAACTTGGAGTAACTACAGCATCAAACCAGAGGAAGGGATGTGATTTCTTCGACACTGATGTCTGGAGTGTGGAGTATGATGTGGAAGGACTGGATGAACCATGTGGTTTTCCTGTGAAACGTAAGCTTGATCGTGTGAGAGTGAATCTGGACTATGATGGAGGAACGGTGTCATTCTCTGATCCTGTAACTAACACACatctacacacattcacaaccACCTTCACTGACACACTCTTTCCATTCTTCAGTTGTTATGATGGATCTCTGAGGATCTTACCACTCAATCATCAGTAA
- the LOC137016983 gene encoding SLAM family member 5-like codes for MLPLFALLCCSWSPVGVFGDVDAVKSVSAMEGDSVLLKPGVPELLRNRILWTFGDQGALIALIDAGQISLFDGPDGIFTDRLKLDNQTGSLTINSSRTTDSGLYEVNVKGGAGDHVRKFNLTVYSRLPVPAITRDSSQCSSSSSSSSNCSLVCSAVNVNHVALSWYRGNSLLSSISVSDLRSSVSLHLEVENQDKNTYSCVLKNPISNQTKHLDITHLCQPCPENYCCGFTEPVIRLVVTALVGVAAVAFVVYDIRSGDAK; via the exons ATGCTTCCCCTGTTTGCTTTGCTCTGTTGTTCGTGGAGTCCTGTTG GAGTGTTTGGTGATGTAGATGCAGTGAAGTCCGTGTCAGCgatggagggagattcagtcctTCTAAAGCCTGGTGTTCCTGAACTACTGAGAAATAGGATACTGTGGACGTTTGGAGATCAAGGTGCTCTCATAGCTCTCATAGATGCCGGTCAGATCTCATTATTTGATGGTCCTGATGGGATATTcacagacagactgaagctggacaatcagactggatctctgaccatcaacagcagcagaacCACAGACTCTGGACTTTATGAAGTAAACGTCAAGGGAGGGGCAGGAGACCACGTCAGGAAATTCAATCTTACCGTCTATT CCCGTCTGCCTGTTCCTGCCATCACCAGAGACTCCTCACAgtgttcttcatcatcatcatcatcatcgaaCTGTTCATTagtgtgttcagctgtgaatgtgaaCCATGTGGCTCTCTCCTGGTACAGaggaaacagtttattgtccagcatcagtgtgtctgatctcagaAGCAGCGTCTCACTACATCTGGAGGTGGAGaatcaggataaaaacacctacagctgtgtgctgaagAATCCCATCAGCAACCAGACCAAACATCTGGACATCACTCACCTCTGTCAACCATGTCCAG AAAACTACTGTTGTGGATTTACTGAACCTGTGATCCGATTGGTCGTCACTGCTCTGGTGGGCGTGGCTGCTGTTGCTTTTGTGGTTTATGACATCAGATCCGGAGATGCAAAGTAG